One Algoriphagus sp. Y33 genomic window, CTCCAGAGAGGTTTGGCAGCGGGAATTACCATCTATGCACCTGCGATTATTTTGTCCACCTTACTCGGATGGAATTTGACAGCTACAAATATCCTAATCGGCTCGGTGGTTATCCTGTATACAGTTTCTGGTGGTACAGAGGCTGTTTCCATCACACAAAAGCAGCAAATGGCCGTGATGATGGGCGGGATGATTCTGGCTGGAATTATTGTGATACAGATGCTTCCTATTTCCTTTCGGGAAGCCCTTCATGTAGCGGGAAAGATGGACAAGCTGAATATGATCAACTTGGAATTTGATATTTCGGATAGATACAATGTCTGGTCTGGAATGACTGCTGCGGTTTTTCTTTTCCTTTCGTATTTTGGCACGGATCAAAGCCAGGTACAGCGCTATCTTTCTGGGCAGACGCTTTCCCAGAGTAGGATGGGGTTGATTATGAATGGATTCTTGAAGATCCCCATGCAATTCATTATTCTCTTTATAGGCGTGATGGTGTTTGTTTTTTACCAGTTCTTTTTACCTCCCGTAGTGTTCAACACAGTACAAACGGATAAGCTACGTCAAAGCGAATATGCAGGTGAGTTGGAAGAGTTGGAAGCAGAATATGCGGTGAATTTTGAGGAAAGTAAAATTTATTACCTGGATATGTTGAAGGCAATAGATGCGGAGGATAAACGTGGAGAATCTGAAATTAGGGACAAACTGACCGGTTTAAAATCCATGCAAAACCGGATTAGAGATGATGTGAAAGAATTAATAGTGACCAATGACCCCTTGGCAGAGACTAGGGATACAGATTATGTGTTTATGCGCTTTGTGATGGATCATTTGCCCAAGGGAATTATAGGCTTACTCTTCGCTGTGATCTTTTCTGCCGCCATGTCCTCTACAGCGTCAGAATTGAATGCATTGGGATCTACAAGCACTGTAGATTTATATAAGCGATCCATTAAGAAAAATGCCAGTGATAAACATTACCTGAAATCATCTAAGTTATTTACAGCTTTTTGGGGTATAGGAGCTATTCTCTTTGCTACTTATGCGTCGCTGTTTGAAAACTTGATTCAGGCTGTTAATCTACTTGGTTCCTTGTTTTATGGGACGATTCTCGGAATATTCCTTGTTGCTTTTTTTATGAAATGGGTGAAGGGACAAGCAGTGTTTATTGCAGCTCTGCTTTCCCAAGCATTGGTTTTGTTTGTGCATTTCAGAAATGGAGATGTAGCGGACGGTAAGCTTTGGGATATAGGATTCTTATGGTATAACCCTATCGGCTGTTTGGCAGTAATGCTATTTGCGGCATTAATTCAGGCAGTGATTACCCCTGGGAAGACCAGTGTAGACTAACTAGGGCTTGAAAATCCCAATTTTGGGATTTTCTGATGTAGGAATTAAGTCCTATTGTGGACAATACCCTTGCACTTGCTGAAAAACCGTTCGCATGAAAAATGGGTTAATCATTCAAAATGATAGCTTTTGATCTTTTATTGGCGTGTCTCAGTATGCCCTAACTAATAGAAGCCTCCCAAATGGGGAGGCTTCTATTATATTTCCATCAGATTTTGACGGAAAACTAAACCAAAAGAATTTATTTCAAAGATTTGATCAATCGTTCATTCAAACCTACATAATCCGGATTTCCTGCTTCATCGGCCAAATTCATTGCTTTTTCGGCAGTTTCTACTGCAGTGGTTTTCTTGCCTAAAGCAGCTTCTATTTTAGCTTTCATGTGCATAGTCCAGTATTTCGGATCTTCTTCCACAGATTCATTGATCCAATTGTATGCCTGATTCATATCCTTACTGTTGGTGTAATAGTAGCTGGCAGCAGAGTAAAGTAAGCTAGGGTCTTTACTGTTTCCATCGATTACATAATCCTTGATTTGCGCCATCACAAGAGGATCTACTTCAGTTTCTATTCTGAAGCCCACACGGGTGTTTTCCCATTCCAATGATAGGTCAGATCCTGTATCAGTCATGTTGGCAAAGCTTATTTCGAAGGTTTCACTCTTTTTCTTGAGTTTTGTAGACTTGGCTTTAAAGCGAAGTACATCGTCACTTTGATCATATCCTATAGCTCCCCATAATTTGATGTTTTTGGAAAGGATCATCACCCACTCTGATTTGCCCGGAATAGAATAAAGTGCATACTGGCCTGCAGGAATAGATTTTCCATCTATCAGTACGTCTGTAGAGAAGGAAAGTACTGTGGCACCATTTGCACCGGTTCTCCAGACTTGTCCGTATGGAACCAGTTCTCCAAAAATTTTGCGCTCTTTCGTACTTGGTCTACTGTAATCCACAGTTACATCTGTCAAGCCCACTTTTTGGGCAATCTTTGCTGAAGGTGATGCTTGAGGCATTTGGATCTGCTGAGCAAAGGAGATTAGTGCGCACAGCAAAAAGGTTAAGGTGAAAGCAATCTTTTGTTTCATTGGGATAGAAGTTATAATTTGGATTAAAGTTTCTTAAGCGTAAAATTTGAAAGTATGTTTGGAAAAGTGCTGCAATTTTATGCTTTTTAAATAAAAATTATAAAGTATAATGCGCAATTTTTCACACGGCCTAAAAGGTTTACCATATTTTTTCATCCTCAGTGTATCACATCCGTATAGAATAGTATGAGTTTAGCAATTATAAGCCCCGGCAAGAACCCGGACGTTTGGATCAAAGAATTTAAAGCATTAGATCCTGATTTGGAAATTGAAATCTATCCTGAGATTACCAAACCTGATAAAGTCGAATATGTTTTTCTGTGGCAGCACCCTGAAGGCATGCTTTCAGATTTCCCAAATTTGAAGTTGATCAGCTCCATGGGAGCCGGCGTAGACCATATTCTTAGAGATAAGTCGATTCCTTCGTCCATACCAATTGTTCGTATAGTGGATGAAAAGCTAACTTTTTCTATGACCAACTATGTGATAATGGCTGTGTTGAATTTCCACAGGCAAACGGCTCGCTATCAAGTAAACCAAACAAAAAAAGTATGGGATATGAGCAACCCGGAATTGGATGTGACCGTGGGAGTGATGGGAGTGGGAGCATTGGGTAAAGATGTGATGGACAAGCTCAGCTACATGGGGTTTCATGTAGTGGGATTTGGATTTTCAGAAAAACCTAATTTTGAATATCCCTATTATTCTAAGGAAGGATTGGAGAAATTTTTAAAGGAGGTGAATGTGTTGGTCTGCTTGCTACCACTTACACCTGACACTGAGAATATTTTGAATACTGAGCTTTTTGAGAAATGCAACCCCTATACTTATCTCATCAATGTGGCCAGAGGTAAACATTTGGTAGAGGCTGATTTGATAAAAGCACTGGAAAATGGACAGTTGGCCGGTGCCATGTTGGATGTATATAAAGAGGAACCTTTACCAAAAGACCATCCTTTCTGGGAAAACAATAAAATATCGATGACTCCGCACATAGCGAGTGTGACAAATCCAAAGGCGGCTGCACCTCAAGTGATAGAAAACATCAAACGGATCAAGGAAAACAGAGAGCTTATTAATGTTGTTAATCGAAAAAGAGGTTACTAAAATACGCTATGGAACAGATTTTTAAAATATTGTGCCCAACGGATTTTTCTGAATGCTCTCTCAACGCTATTGAGTATGCAACCAGATTGGGTGAAAAGTACAAAGCTGATTTGATTCTTTTCCATGTGCTTAATCGGGAGGATTACAGAAAACTGTTTCCTTCAGATGCATCAGGCAAGTACCAGAATGAGTTTGTCTCCGAAAAGCTCGATAATTTGCAGCGAGCTGTTGTCAGGGAAGGCATACAGAATGGATTAAAAAGCTGTATTACGTCGGTGAAAGAAGGTAATATCGTCCGGGAGACCTTAGAATAT contains:
- a CDS encoding sodium:solute symporter; its protein translation is MSTLDWIVLFGTLALIATYGVYKTYGANSLDSYLRGKNSMNWWSIGLSIMATQASAITFLSTPGQAYEDGMRFIQFYFGLPLAMIIISVVFIPIYYRLKVYTAYEFLENRFDLKTRTLAALLFILQRGLAAGITIYAPAIILSTLLGWNLTATNILIGSVVILYTVSGGTEAVSITQKQQMAVMMGGMILAGIIVIQMLPISFREALHVAGKMDKLNMINLEFDISDRYNVWSGMTAAVFLFLSYFGTDQSQVQRYLSGQTLSQSRMGLIMNGFLKIPMQFIILFIGVMVFVFYQFFLPPVVFNTVQTDKLRQSEYAGELEELEAEYAVNFEESKIYYLDMLKAIDAEDKRGESEIRDKLTGLKSMQNRIRDDVKELIVTNDPLAETRDTDYVFMRFVMDHLPKGIIGLLFAVIFSAAMSSTASELNALGSTSTVDLYKRSIKKNASDKHYLKSSKLFTAFWGIGAILFATYASLFENLIQAVNLLGSLFYGTILGIFLVAFFMKWVKGQAVFIAALLSQALVLFVHFRNGDVADGKLWDIGFLWYNPIGCLAVMLFAALIQAVITPGKTSVD
- a CDS encoding DUF2911 domain-containing protein, giving the protein MKQKIAFTLTFLLCALISFAQQIQMPQASPSAKIAQKVGLTDVTVDYSRPSTKERKIFGELVPYGQVWRTGANGATVLSFSTDVLIDGKSIPAGQYALYSIPGKSEWVMILSKNIKLWGAIGYDQSDDVLRFKAKSTKLKKKSETFEISFANMTDTGSDLSLEWENTRVGFRIETEVDPLVMAQIKDYVIDGNSKDPSLLYSAASYYYTNSKDMNQAYNWINESVEEDPKYWTMHMKAKIEAALGKKTTAVETAEKAMNLADEAGNPDYVGLNERLIKSLK
- a CDS encoding glyoxylate/hydroxypyruvate reductase A: MSLAIISPGKNPDVWIKEFKALDPDLEIEIYPEITKPDKVEYVFLWQHPEGMLSDFPNLKLISSMGAGVDHILRDKSIPSSIPIVRIVDEKLTFSMTNYVIMAVLNFHRQTARYQVNQTKKVWDMSNPELDVTVGVMGVGALGKDVMDKLSYMGFHVVGFGFSEKPNFEYPYYSKEGLEKFLKEVNVLVCLLPLTPDTENILNTELFEKCNPYTYLINVARGKHLVEADLIKALENGQLAGAMLDVYKEEPLPKDHPFWENNKISMTPHIASVTNPKAAAPQVIENIKRIKENRELINVVNRKRGY